One Roseburia rectibacter DNA window includes the following coding sequences:
- a CDS encoding DnaD domain protein, producing MAKILIHSDSASSATSVSNIFIDEYMSDANGEFVKIYLYLLRLMNAPDSAFSISSIADKFEHTEKDVKRALSYWERMHLLRLEYDTDHNLTGVCLIDSASRDKTDVTGEFSENESAAEAPDSNNISSSADEYTSSDDDGISSADTESFPPKRDYTRDELKQFQENDQIAELLFITERYLGRPLSQTDTNTLLYLYEELSFSPDLIEYLVEYCVSKNHTAIRYIEATALKWAESGIRTVTSAKQEAKIHSPAYYAVMRSFGITGRNLVPSETDFIEKWRSEYGFSIDIICAACQQTIQSIHQPSFPYTDKMLSNWRKLNVHTMEDVKRLNLEHKERAKTSAQEAAGSKNKFNNIGHRSYEYDELEKMLLTTNSKR from the coding sequence ATGGCTAAAATACTAATCCACAGTGACAGCGCATCTTCTGCCACGAGTGTATCGAATATTTTTATTGATGAATATATGTCTGACGCAAATGGAGAATTTGTAAAGATCTACCTGTACCTGCTGCGTCTGATGAATGCCCCGGATTCCGCTTTTTCGATTTCTTCCATTGCAGATAAATTCGAACACACAGAAAAAGATGTAAAACGTGCCTTAAGTTATTGGGAACGCATGCATCTTTTGCGTCTGGAATACGATACAGATCATAACTTAACCGGTGTGTGCCTTATTGATTCTGCATCCAGAGATAAAACTGATGTAACCGGCGAATTTTCAGAAAATGAATCTGCCGCAGAGGCACCCGACTCAAACAACATTTCATCATCTGCAGACGAATACACCTCCTCAGATGATGATGGTATTTCTTCTGCAGATACGGAAAGTTTTCCTCCAAAGAGGGATTACACCCGCGATGAATTAAAACAGTTTCAGGAAAATGACCAGATCGCAGAACTTCTTTTTATTACAGAACGCTATCTCGGACGCCCTCTCAGCCAGACTGATACAAACACGCTTTTGTATTTATATGAAGAACTTTCTTTTTCACCGGATCTGATCGAATATCTGGTGGAATACTGCGTAAGCAAAAACCATACTGCGATCCGCTACATCGAAGCTACGGCGTTGAAATGGGCAGAAAGCGGTATCCGGACTGTAACCTCCGCCAAACAGGAAGCAAAGATCCACAGTCCGGCTTATTATGCAGTAATGCGTTCCTTTGGCATTACCGGAAGGAATCTCGTTCCATCTGAAACAGACTTCATTGAAAAATGGCGTTCCGAGTATGGTTTTTCCATCGACATCATCTGTGCGGCATGTCAGCAGACCATACAGAGTATCCATCAGCCGAGTTTTCCTTACACGGATAAAATGCTTTCGAACTGGCGTAAATTAAACGTACATACCATGGAAGATGTAAAACGTTTAAATCTTGAACATAAAGAACGTGCAAAGACTTCCGCACAGGAAGCGGCTGGTTCAAAAAATAAGTTCAACAACATCGGACACCGTTCCTATGAATATGATGAGCTTGAAAAAATGTTACTGACAACCAATTCAAAACGCTGA
- the murC gene encoding UDP-N-acetylmuramate--L-alanine ligase yields MYKINFNQPLHIHFIGIGGISMSGLAEILLEEHFTISGSDTKESGLTRHLEHMGARIFYGQKAENLSDDIDLIVYTAAIREDNPEYAAARESSIPMLSRAELLGQIMDNYNNSIAVAGTHGKTTTTSMISQILLAANADPTISVGGILKAIDGNIKVGKSDIFVSEACEYTNSFLHFYPRYSVILNVEAEHLDFFKDIQDIRNSFRKFAGNTKKDGAIIINGEIENYTELTDGLDPKVITFGLNDSCDYYPSAVTFDETACASFTAMHHGSPVMDVKLHVPGMHNISNALAAIALTLDLGISKDAILAGLSAFGGADRRFEYKGCVDGVTIIDDYAHHPTEIRATLTAAKNYPHKRLVLAFQPHTYSRTKAFLDDFADVLSMADVVVLADIYAAREKNTYGISSKDILEKLKDKGTECYYFPSFEEIEKFLLKKCINGDLLITMGAGDIVNVGEHLLGR; encoded by the coding sequence ATGTATAAAATCAATTTCAACCAGCCGCTGCACATCCATTTCATCGGGATCGGCGGTATCAGCATGAGTGGTCTTGCTGAGATACTTTTAGAAGAACATTTTACCATCTCAGGATCTGACACAAAGGAATCCGGACTGACCAGACATTTAGAGCACATGGGTGCCCGTATTTTTTACGGTCAGAAGGCCGAAAACCTTAGCGATGACATTGATCTTATCGTCTACACCGCAGCCATCCGTGAAGACAATCCGGAATACGCGGCCGCAAGAGAGAGCAGCATCCCAATGTTAAGCCGTGCAGAACTGCTTGGCCAGATCATGGACAATTACAACAATTCCATCGCCGTTGCCGGTACCCACGGAAAAACGACGACCACATCCATGATCAGTCAGATCCTTCTTGCCGCAAATGCAGATCCTACTATTTCCGTGGGTGGGATTTTAAAAGCCATCGACGGCAATATAAAAGTAGGCAAGTCCGATATTTTTGTATCCGAAGCGTGCGAATATACCAACAGTTTTCTTCATTTTTATCCACGCTACAGTGTCATTTTAAACGTGGAAGCGGAACACCTTGACTTCTTTAAAGATATTCAGGACATCCGCAATTCATTCCGAAAATTTGCAGGAAATACAAAAAAAGACGGTGCGATCATTATCAACGGTGAAATTGAAAATTACACCGAGCTTACAGATGGTTTAGATCCCAAGGTGATCACTTTCGGTCTGAATGACTCCTGCGACTATTATCCGTCCGCTGTTACATTTGATGAGACAGCATGTGCTTCCTTTACAGCTATGCATCACGGTTCTCCGGTCATGGATGTCAAACTGCATGTTCCAGGCATGCACAATATCTCAAATGCGCTTGCAGCGATTGCACTTACACTTGACCTTGGCATTTCAAAGGATGCGATCCTCGCCGGTTTATCCGCTTTCGGAGGTGCAGACCGTCGTTTTGAATATAAAGGATGTGTGGATGGCGTTACTATCATTGATGATTATGCGCATCATCCGACAGAGATCCGTGCAACATTAACTGCTGCAAAGAATTATCCGCACAAACGTCTGGTCTTAGCTTTCCAGCCGCACACTTATTCCAGGACAAAAGCATTTTTAGATGACTTTGCAGATGTGCTTTCCATGGCTGACGTAGTCGTTCTTGCAGATATCTATGCTGCCCGCGAGAAAAATACTTACGGAATCAGCTCGAAAGATATCCTTGAAAAATTAAAGGACAAAGGAACAGAATGCTATTATTTCCCTTCCTTTGAAGAAATCGAGAAATTTTTATTGAAAAAATGTATAAACGGTGATCTGTTGATAACTATGGGTGCCGGAGATATCGTAAACGTTGGTGAACACCTTCTTGGCAGATAA
- a CDS encoding glucose-1-phosphate adenylyltransferase: MIRKEMIAMLLAGGQGSRLGVLTAKVAKPAVAFGGKYRIIDFPLSNCINSGIDTVGVLTQYQPLRLNTHIGIGIPWDLDRNNGGVTVLPPYEKSNNSEWYSGTANAIYQNMNYMESYNPEYVLILSGDHIYKMDYEVMLDFHKENHADVTIATMPVPIEEASRFGIVIADENKKIQDFEEKPAEPRSNLASMGIYIFSWNVLKEALHAMKDQSGCDFGKHIIPYCHERGKRLFAYEFNGYWKDVGTLGSYWEANMELIDLIPEFNLYEEYWKIYTKSDIIEPQYLSEDSVVEKSIIGEGSEIYGEVHSSVIGAGVTIGKGSVVRNSIIMKGTQIGEGVTIDKSIVAENCHIGNNVVLGVGEEAPNKLNASIYSFGLVTIGEDSVVPDGVQIGKNTAISGVTEKEDYPDGILGSGEVIIKAGDSE; encoded by the coding sequence GTGATTCGAAAAGAAATGATAGCCATGCTATTGGCTGGAGGACAGGGCAGCCGTCTTGGAGTGCTTACAGCAAAGGTTGCCAAACCCGCAGTTGCGTTTGGAGGAAAGTATCGTATTATCGATTTCCCACTCAGCAATTGTATTAATTCAGGAATTGATACCGTTGGTGTTCTGACACAGTATCAGCCGTTACGTTTAAATACCCATATCGGAATCGGTATTCCGTGGGATCTTGACCGTAACAATGGCGGTGTAACGGTGCTTCCACCTTATGAGAAGAGCAATAACAGCGAGTGGTACAGTGGAACAGCAAATGCAATCTACCAGAATATGAATTACATGGAGAGCTATAATCCGGAATATGTCCTGATCTTATCAGGTGACCATATTTATAAGATGGATTATGAGGTAATGCTCGATTTCCATAAAGAAAATCATGCAGATGTAACGATTGCAACAATGCCGGTACCGATCGAGGAAGCAAGCAGGTTTGGAATCGTGATCGCGGATGAAAATAAAAAAATACAGGATTTTGAGGAGAAACCGGCAGAGCCGAGAAGTAATCTTGCATCCATGGGAATCTATATTTTCAGCTGGAATGTTTTGAAGGAAGCATTACATGCCATGAAAGACCAGAGTGGCTGTGATTTCGGCAAGCATATTATTCCATACTGCCATGAGAGAGGAAAACGTCTTTTCGCCTATGAATTTAATGGTTACTGGAAGGATGTTGGAACCTTAGGCTCCTATTGGGAAGCCAATATGGAACTCATCGATCTGATCCCGGAGTTCAATCTGTATGAAGAATACTGGAAGATCTACACAAAGAGCGATATCATTGAACCGCAGTATCTGTCAGAAGATTCTGTGGTTGAGAAGAGTATTATCGGTGAGGGATCTGAAATATATGGAGAAGTGCACAGTTCTGTCATCGGTGCAGGTGTTACGATCGGTAAAGGCAGTGTAGTAAGGAATTCAATAATTATGAAAGGGACACAGATTGGTGAAGGTGTCACGATAGATAAGTCAATCGTTGCAGAAAACTGCCATATTGGTAACAATGTGGTGCTTGGAGTCGGTGAGGAAGCACCGAACAAGCTGAATGCAAGTATATATTCTTTTGGTCTTGTAACAATAGGTGAAGATTCCGTGGTGCCGGATGGCGTTCAGATAGGAAAGAATACGGCAATTTCCGGAGTTACGGAAAAAGAAGATTATCCGGATGGAATTCTTGGAAGCGGTGAAGTAATTATTAAGGCAGGTGACTCAGAATGA